The following coding sequences lie in one Apium graveolens cultivar Ventura chromosome 3, ASM990537v1, whole genome shotgun sequence genomic window:
- the LOC141714609 gene encoding uncharacterized protein LOC141714609 translates to MKAGRPPSSRYCDYHEDTGHTTEQCFQLSNLIEGKIRRGQLVHYVQQDDAPRCHHREEDDRVIDVIFGGIAAGGPSHNSRKLYAREVFNINPTIAKLPRANPSPVISFSDDDYYHDLIEGHQDTLVITTRVGNNTVKKMLVDNGSSVDVKHNVM, encoded by the coding sequence ATGAAGGCTGGTAGACCTCCAAGTTCCAGATATTGCGACTATCATGAAGATACTGGCCATACAACAGAACAGTGCTTTCAACTTAGTAACCTCATAGAGGGAAAGATCCGCCGGGGGCAACTTGTCCACTATGTGCAACAAGATGATGCGCCAAGATGTCACCATCGTGAGGAGGATGACCGAGTCATCGACGTCATCTTTGGCGGTATAGCCGCTGGGGGCCCCTCTCACAACTCTCGCAAGCTCTACGCTCGAGAAGTTTTTAATATCAATCCCACAATAGCCAAACTCCCTCGAGCGAATCCCTCCCCCGTTATATCTTTCTCTGACGATGATTACTATCATGATCTCATCGAGGGCCACCAGGATACCCTTGTCATCACCACGCGTGTGGGGAATAACACAGTTAAAAAGATGCTAGTTGATAATGGTAGCTCCGTTgatgtaaagcataatgtaatgtaa